From Streptomyces sp. Edi4, one genomic window encodes:
- a CDS encoding DsbA family protein: MSDTAPSGTTGPTDAPVLDVWCELQCPDCHTALDDIRALRARYGDRLDIRLRHFPLDKHQHAFAAAQAAEEAFEQGQGWPYVEAVLARTERLATQGERTLVETAGELGLDTDEFETALIDGRHMLIVDADQAEGKAIGVTGTPTYVIGEERLDGGKSQEGLRERVEEIVDRLLAR; the protein is encoded by the coding sequence ATGAGCGACACCGCCCCCTCCGGCACCACCGGCCCCACCGACGCCCCTGTCCTCGATGTGTGGTGCGAGTTGCAGTGCCCCGACTGCCACACCGCCCTGGACGACATCCGCGCCCTGCGCGCCCGCTACGGCGACCGCCTCGACATCCGGCTGCGGCACTTCCCGCTGGACAAGCACCAGCACGCCTTCGCCGCCGCCCAGGCCGCCGAGGAAGCCTTCGAGCAGGGGCAGGGCTGGCCGTACGTGGAGGCCGTGCTCGCGCGCACCGAGCGCCTGGCCACCCAGGGCGAGCGCACGCTGGTGGAGACGGCGGGCGAACTCGGCCTGGACACCGACGAGTTCGAGACCGCCCTCATCGACGGGCGGCACATGCTGATCGTCGACGCCGACCAGGCCGAGGGCAAGGCGATCGGGGTGACGGGCACACCGACGTACGTCATCGGCGAGGAGCGCCTGGACGGCGGCAAGAGCCAGGAAGGGCTGCGCGAGCGCGTCGAGGAGATCGTGGACCGACTGCTCGCCCGCTAG
- a CDS encoding CGNR zinc finger domain-containing protein, giving the protein MLIPHDTRIALDMVVDLVNTAPESEARDRLADVDALYAFVKDHSVSGVERLSPGDLLGVKQVRARFAEIFAAPDARSAVALVNQLVAAAGTTPQLTDHDGYDWHVHYFAPGASVADHLAADGGMALAFIVVTGEQERLRRCEAPDCGRAFVDLSRNRSRRYCSSRTCGNRLHVAAYRARRKEAAG; this is encoded by the coding sequence GTGCTGATCCCTCACGACACCCGGATCGCGCTCGACATGGTGGTCGATCTGGTGAACACCGCACCGGAGAGCGAGGCCAGGGACCGTCTCGCGGACGTCGACGCGCTGTACGCCTTCGTCAAGGACCACAGCGTCAGCGGCGTGGAACGGCTCTCCCCCGGCGACCTCCTGGGCGTCAAGCAGGTGCGCGCCCGGTTCGCCGAGATCTTCGCCGCGCCCGACGCCCGCAGCGCGGTCGCGCTGGTCAACCAGCTCGTCGCGGCCGCCGGCACCACCCCGCAGCTGACCGACCACGACGGCTACGACTGGCACGTGCACTACTTCGCGCCGGGCGCCTCGGTCGCCGACCACCTGGCGGCCGACGGCGGCATGGCGCTCGCCTTCATCGTCGTCACCGGGGAGCAGGAGCGTCTGCGCCGGTGCGAGGCGCCGGACTGCGGGCGGGCCTTCGTGGATCTCTCGCGCAACCGCTCCCGCCGCTACTGCTCGAGCCGCACCTGCGGGAACCGGCTGCACGTGGCCGCCTACCGGGCCCGGCGCAAGGAAGCCGCCGGCTGA
- a CDS encoding GNAT family N-acetyltransferase, whose amino-acid sequence MTTTIRPTGPLQQGADGAKSRTYDVCVNSRHVGRIQIATDPRFGPAVGRIEGLRIEEPDRGRGRGTVAALAAEEVLRGWGSGEVRVTVPAEAEAALRMAGALGYVDRSRTMVKRLPPVPPELPAGTTGRPMTADEYARWRAKAVEGYARDWIERGTDEARARAMSEREHGELLPGGAATEGTHLMVLEERGRAVGSLWVARAPASAPTEEREEPGERGGGGYIYDVLVADEHRGRGHGRSLMLLAERVALADGMTTIGLHVYADNTPAARLYDSLGYRATRHHLVKRLL is encoded by the coding sequence ATGACCACCACCATTCGGCCGACCGGGCCGCTCCAGCAGGGTGCCGACGGCGCCAAGTCACGTACCTACGACGTGTGTGTGAACAGCCGGCACGTCGGACGGATCCAGATCGCCACCGACCCGCGGTTCGGGCCCGCCGTGGGCCGGATCGAAGGACTGCGGATCGAGGAGCCCGACCGGGGGCGCGGCCGGGGCACCGTCGCCGCGCTCGCCGCCGAGGAGGTGCTGCGCGGCTGGGGCAGCGGCGAGGTCCGTGTCACCGTCCCGGCGGAGGCCGAGGCGGCGCTCAGGATGGCGGGCGCCCTCGGATACGTCGATCGCAGCCGCACCATGGTCAAGCGACTCCCGCCCGTACCGCCGGAGTTGCCCGCCGGGACGACCGGCAGGCCCATGACCGCCGACGAGTACGCGCGCTGGCGCGCGAAGGCGGTGGAGGGCTACGCGCGGGACTGGATCGAGCGGGGCACGGACGAGGCGCGGGCCCGGGCGATGTCCGAGCGCGAGCACGGTGAGCTGCTGCCCGGGGGAGCCGCGACCGAGGGGACGCACCTGATGGTCCTCGAGGAGCGGGGCAGGGCGGTCGGGAGCCTCTGGGTGGCCCGGGCGCCCGCGTCCGCGCCGACCGAGGAACGCGAGGAACCCGGGGAACGGGGGGGAGGCGGCTACATCTACGACGTCCTGGTCGCCGACGAGCACCGGGGGCGCGGTCACGGGCGCTCGCTGATGCTGCTGGCGGAGCGGGTGGCGCTGGCCGACGGCATGACCACGATCGGGCTGCACGTCTACGCCGACAACACCCCGGCGGCGCGCCTGTACGACTCCCTCGGCTACCGCGCCACCCGCCACCACCTCGTCAAACGGCTGCTCTGA
- a CDS encoding SsgA family sporulation/cell division regulator, giving the protein MNTTVSCELHLRLVVSSESSLPVPAGLRYDTADPYAVHATFHTGAEETVEWVFARDLLAEGLHRPTGTGDVRVWPSRSHGQGVVCIALSSPEGEALLEAPARALESFLKRTDAAVPPGTEHRHFDLDTELSHILAENN; this is encoded by the coding sequence ATGAACACCACGGTCAGCTGCGAGCTGCACCTGCGCCTCGTTGTGTCGAGCGAGTCCTCACTGCCTGTACCCGCGGGCCTGCGGTATGACACGGCCGATCCCTATGCCGTGCACGCCACCTTCCACACCGGAGCCGAGGAAACCGTCGAGTGGGTCTTCGCTCGCGACCTCCTCGCGGAGGGCCTGCACAGGCCCACCGGAACCGGCGACGTCAGAGTCTGGCCGTCACGCAGTCACGGCCAGGGCGTCGTCTGTATCGCCCTGAGCTCGCCGGAAGGAGAAGCCCTGCTCGAAGCCCCCGCGCGGGCCCTGGAGTCGTTCCTCAAGCGGACCGACGCCGCGGTGCCGCCCGGCACCGAGCACCGTCACTTCGATCTCGACACGGAACTCTCGCACATCCTGGCCGAGAACAACTGA